A genome region from Streptomyces sp. S4.7 includes the following:
- a CDS encoding FAD-dependent oxidoreductase, whose protein sequence is MSDTVIVVGGGVVGLTSAVVLAERGRRVRVWSREPAARTTSAMAGALFWPYRIDPAELVGPWSLRSLREYVALARDPAATGVRVMAGLMTDTPLAGLGSWASELPEAREARADELPDGCGRALRARLPLIDMPAHLRYLEERLRAAGGSVERRTVGGFDEAAAEAPVVLNCSGLGARELVPDASVFPVRGQLVVVENPGIDEWFVSAGEDTAGSTYLFPQPYGLVLGGTADEHVWDPLPDPGTAAAIVERCAALRPELRGARVLAHRVGLRPARPRVRVEAVRLPGGARLVHNYGHGGAGVTVAWGCAEEAARLAG, encoded by the coding sequence ATGAGTGACACGGTGATCGTCGTCGGTGGCGGGGTTGTCGGGCTGACGAGCGCCGTCGTGCTCGCCGAGCGGGGGCGGCGGGTGCGGGTGTGGTCGCGGGAGCCCGCAGCGCGGACCACGTCGGCGATGGCGGGCGCGCTGTTCTGGCCGTACCGGATCGACCCCGCCGAGCTGGTCGGCCCGTGGTCCCTGCGGTCGCTGCGCGAGTACGTCGCGCTGGCGCGCGATCCGGCGGCGACCGGCGTACGCGTCATGGCGGGCCTGATGACCGACACCCCCCTCGCGGGCCTGGGGAGTTGGGCGAGCGAGCTGCCCGAGGCGCGGGAGGCGCGTGCCGATGAGCTGCCCGACGGCTGCGGCCGGGCGCTTCGCGCCCGGCTCCCCCTGATCGACATGCCCGCGCATCTGCGGTACTTGGAGGAGCGGCTGCGCGCCGCCGGCGGGAGCGTGGAGCGGCGTACCGTCGGCGGTTTCGACGAGGCGGCGGCCGAGGCGCCCGTCGTGCTCAACTGCTCGGGGCTCGGCGCCCGCGAGCTGGTGCCCGACGCGTCGGTGTTTCCGGTGCGCGGGCAGCTCGTGGTGGTCGAGAACCCCGGGATCGACGAGTGGTTCGTGTCGGCCGGCGAGGACACCGCCGGTTCGACGTATCTGTTCCCGCAGCCGTACGGTCTGGTGCTCGGCGGGACCGCCGACGAGCACGTGTGGGATCCGCTGCCCGATCCGGGCACCGCGGCCGCGATTGTCGAGCGGTGTGCCGCGCTGCGCCCGGAACTGCGGGGCGCGCGGGTCCTCGCGCACCGGGTGGGGCTGCGTCCCGCGCGGCCCCGCGTGCGCGTCGAGGCGGTCCGGCTGCCGGGCGGGGCGAGGCTGGTGCACAACTACGGCCACGGTGGCGCGGGCGTCACCGTGGCCTGGGGCTGTGCGGAGGAGGCCGCCCGGCTCGCGGGATGA
- a CDS encoding TrmH family RNA methyltransferase, which yields MTAIRPRTPGELRRSRRPRAHSCWDHLYAAPLWPLHGANLGTLARTCDAVGACLALPRFPWVPEALARGNTLRRPPCVHWTGDPLGWLARQRERGTYVVGVELADEAVRLADLPAARRRTVMVLGHEQQGIPPEALDLLDTCVEIPMIGTGASLNVAVAGSLALYRLAGLL from the coding sequence ATGACCGCGATCCGCCCCCGAACCCCGGGCGAACTGCGCCGCAGCCGCCGCCCACGCGCTCACTCCTGCTGGGACCACCTCTACGCGGCGCCTCTGTGGCCCCTGCACGGAGCCAACCTCGGCACCCTCGCCCGTACCTGCGACGCCGTCGGCGCGTGCCTCGCCCTCCCGCGGTTCCCCTGGGTCCCGGAGGCACTGGCGCGCGGCAACACCCTGCGCAGACCCCCGTGCGTCCACTGGACCGGCGATCCGCTCGGCTGGCTCGCCCGGCAGCGTGAGCGGGGCACGTACGTCGTCGGGGTCGAACTCGCCGACGAGGCCGTGCGCCTGGCGGACCTGCCCGCCGCCCGGCGGCGCACCGTGATGGTGCTTGGCCACGAACAGCAGGGCATCCCGCCCGAAGCACTCGACCTGCTGGACACCTGCGTGGAGATCCCCATGATCGGCACCGGCGCCAGCCTCAACGTCGCCGTCGCCGGCAGCCTGGCCCTCTACAGACTGGCCGGCCTGCTGTGA
- a CDS encoding ABC-F family ATP-binding cassette domain-containing protein, with translation MTATLVAKNLAAGHGDRSLFAGLDLVVAPGDVIGLVGVNGAGKSTLLRLLAGLDTPEDGALSLSPPTATVGHLPQEPERHPGESVRDFLARRTGVTDAQATLDAATQALVDGAPGADDAYAVGLERWLGLGGADLDERAEEVAATLGLTVGLDQPMTALSGGEAARAGLASLLLSRYDVFLLDEPTNDLDLDGLERLESFVTGLRAGTVLVSHDREFLTRTVTKVLELDLAQQQVNLFGGGYTAYLEERERAREHAREEYEEYADKRSALQGRAQTQRSWMDKGVKNARRKATDNDKIGRKFRSESTEKQAAKARQTQRLIERLDAEAVDEPRKEWELQMEIASAPRSGSVVATLNGAEVRRGDFHFGPASLRIDWADRVAITGANGAGKSTLLALLLGRLSPDAGAASLGSGVVVGEVDQARALFHGTETLLEAFCAAVPDTEPAEVRTLLAKFGLKAAHVLRPATTLSPGERTRAALALLQGRGVNLLVLDEPTNHLDLAAIEQLESALDSYEGTLLLVTHDRRMLGSVRTTRRIEVAAGKVTEI, from the coding sequence ATGACTGCCACTCTCGTCGCCAAGAATCTCGCCGCAGGACACGGCGACCGCTCACTTTTCGCCGGGCTCGACCTCGTCGTCGCGCCCGGTGACGTGATCGGGCTCGTCGGGGTCAACGGAGCCGGGAAGTCGACCCTGCTCCGGCTGCTCGCCGGGCTCGACACGCCGGAGGACGGGGCGCTGAGCCTCTCCCCGCCCACCGCCACCGTGGGCCACCTCCCGCAGGAGCCCGAGCGCCACCCCGGCGAGTCCGTACGGGACTTCCTCGCCCGGCGCACGGGCGTCACCGACGCCCAGGCCACCCTCGACGCCGCCACCCAGGCGCTCGTCGACGGCGCGCCCGGCGCCGACGACGCGTATGCCGTGGGCCTGGAGCGCTGGCTGGGGCTCGGCGGCGCCGACCTCGACGAGCGCGCCGAGGAGGTCGCCGCGACCCTCGGTCTGACCGTCGGTCTCGACCAGCCGATGACCGCGCTCTCCGGCGGCGAGGCCGCCCGCGCCGGTCTCGCGTCCCTGCTGCTCTCCCGTTACGACGTCTTCCTCCTGGACGAGCCGACGAACGACCTCGACCTCGACGGGCTCGAACGTCTCGAATCCTTCGTGACGGGTCTGCGCGCGGGCACCGTCCTCGTCAGCCACGACCGCGAATTCCTCACCCGCACCGTCACCAAGGTCCTCGAACTCGACCTGGCGCAGCAGCAGGTCAACCTCTTCGGCGGCGGCTACACCGCGTATCTGGAGGAGCGCGAGCGGGCCCGGGAGCACGCCCGTGAGGAGTACGAGGAGTACGCCGACAAGCGCTCGGCCCTCCAGGGCCGGGCCCAGACGCAGCGCTCCTGGATGGACAAGGGCGTCAAGAACGCGCGTCGCAAGGCCACCGACAACGACAAGATCGGCCGCAAGTTCCGGTCCGAGTCCACGGAGAAGCAGGCCGCGAAGGCCCGCCAGACCCAGCGCCTGATTGAACGCCTGGACGCCGAGGCCGTGGACGAGCCCCGCAAGGAGTGGGAGCTCCAGATGGAGATCGCGTCGGCCCCGCGCTCGGGGTCGGTCGTCGCGACGCTCAACGGTGCCGAAGTCCGGCGCGGCGACTTCCACTTCGGGCCCGCCTCGCTCCGGATCGACTGGGCGGACCGGGTCGCGATCACCGGCGCGAACGGCGCGGGCAAGTCCACACTGCTGGCGCTCCTGCTGGGAAGGCTGTCACCCGACGCCGGAGCGGCCTCACTCGGCTCCGGTGTGGTGGTGGGCGAGGTCGACCAGGCCCGCGCGCTGTTCCACGGTACGGAGACCCTGCTGGAGGCGTTCTGCGCGGCCGTACCGGACACCGAACCGGCCGAAGTCCGCACCCTGCTCGCCAAGTTCGGCCTCAAAGCGGCGCACGTGCTGCGCCCGGCGACGACGCTCTCCCCGGGCGAACGCACCCGCGCGGCCCTCGCGCTGCTCCAGGGCCGGGGAGTGAACCTGCTGGTCCTGGACGAGCCGACGAACCATCTCGACCTGGCGGCGATCGAACAACTGGAGTCGGCGCTCGACTCCTACGAGGGCACACTGCTGCTGGTCACGCACGACCGCCGGATGCTGGGGTCCGTCCGGACGACACGGCGGATCGAGGTCGCGGCGGGCAAGGTGACCGAGATCTGA
- a CDS encoding Tex family protein gives MTTSIEGRIAEELGVRERQVKAAVELLDGGSTVPFIARYRKEATEMLDDAQLRTLEERLRYLRELEERRTAILESVREQGKLDEALEARIRAADTKSRLEDIYLPFKPKRRTKAQIAREAGLEPLAGGLLDNPSVEPLTAAAAFVDADKGVADAAAALDGARAILTERFSEDADLIGELRERMWTRGRLTAKVREGKGNATEGPAAKFADYFDFGEPFTALPSHRMLALFRGEKEEVLDLSLEPEAADADEQPGPSGYENMIARRFGVADRGRPGDKWLADTVRWAWRTRILVHLGIDLRLRLRTAAEDEAVRVFASNLRDLLLAAPAGTRATLGLDPGFRTGVKVAVVDATGKVVGIDTIHPHVPANRWDESLAKLARLCAEHSVELIAIGNGTASRETDKLAGELIAKHPELKLTKVMVSEAGASVYSASAFASQELPDLDVSIRGAVSIARRLQDPLAELVKIDPKSIGVGQYQHDLSEVKLSRSLDAVVEDCVNGVGVDVNTASAPLLSRVSGIGAGLAAGIVSHRDSNGPFRSRRALKDVARLGPKAYEQCAGFLRIRDGEDPLDASSVHPEAYPVVRAMVKTTGSDVAALMGNAGALRSLRAADYVSDAFGLPTVTDILRELEKPGRDPRPAFKTATFKDGVEKIGDLTAGMVLEGVVTNVAAFGAFVDVGVHQDGLVHVSAMSKTFVKDPRDVVRPGDVVKVKVREVDIPRKRISLTLRLDDDTESGGAASGDGDRAPQQRRGGGGGGGRQRGSGGGDRGGDRGAKRQAPSKQQSKPAPANSAMADALRRAGLGG, from the coding sequence GTGACGACGTCCATCGAAGGCAGGATCGCCGAGGAACTCGGCGTACGCGAGCGGCAGGTGAAGGCGGCCGTCGAGCTGCTGGACGGCGGATCGACCGTGCCGTTCATCGCCCGCTACCGCAAGGAAGCGACCGAGATGCTCGACGACGCGCAACTGCGCACGCTCGAGGAGCGGCTGCGCTACCTGCGTGAACTCGAAGAGCGCCGGACGGCGATCCTGGAGTCCGTACGGGAACAGGGCAAGCTGGACGAGGCTCTGGAGGCGCGGATCCGGGCCGCCGACACCAAATCGCGGCTCGAGGACATCTATCTGCCGTTCAAGCCCAAGCGGCGTACGAAGGCGCAGATCGCCCGCGAGGCCGGTCTCGAACCGCTCGCCGGCGGCCTGCTCGACAATCCGTCGGTGGAGCCCCTGACCGCCGCGGCCGCGTTCGTCGACGCCGACAAGGGCGTCGCCGACGCCGCCGCCGCGCTGGACGGCGCCCGTGCCATCCTCACCGAGCGCTTCTCCGAGGACGCCGACCTCATCGGTGAGCTGAGGGAGCGCATGTGGACGCGCGGCCGGCTCACGGCGAAGGTCCGTGAGGGCAAGGGCAACGCCACCGAGGGGCCCGCCGCCAAGTTCGCGGACTACTTCGACTTCGGCGAGCCCTTCACCGCGCTCCCCTCGCACCGCATGCTCGCGCTCTTCCGGGGCGAGAAGGAAGAGGTCCTGGACCTCAGCCTGGAGCCGGAGGCCGCCGACGCCGACGAGCAGCCGGGCCCCAGCGGTTACGAGAACATGATCGCCCGTCGCTTCGGCGTCGCCGATCGTGGCCGGCCCGGCGACAAGTGGCTCGCCGACACGGTGCGCTGGGCCTGGCGCACCCGGATCCTCGTGCACCTCGGTATCGACCTGCGCCTTCGGCTGCGCACGGCCGCCGAGGACGAGGCGGTACGGGTCTTCGCGTCGAACCTGCGTGATCTGCTGCTGGCCGCGCCCGCGGGCACCCGCGCCACGCTCGGGCTCGATCCGGGCTTCCGTACGGGCGTGAAGGTCGCCGTGGTCGACGCGACCGGCAAGGTCGTCGGCATCGACACGATCCATCCGCACGTCCCCGCGAACAGGTGGGACGAGTCGCTGGCGAAGCTCGCGCGGCTCTGCGCCGAGCACTCCGTCGAGCTGATCGCCATCGGCAACGGCACGGCGTCCCGCGAGACGGACAAGCTGGCGGGCGAACTGATCGCGAAGCACCCGGAGTTGAAGCTCACGAAGGTGATGGTCTCGGAGGCGGGCGCCTCCGTGTACTCCGCCTCCGCGTTCGCCTCCCAGGAGCTGCCCGACCTCGACGTGTCGATCCGCGGCGCCGTCTCGATCGCCCGGCGCCTCCAGGACCCGCTCGCCGAGCTGGTCAAGATCGACCCCAAGTCCATCGGTGTCGGCCAGTACCAGCACGACCTGTCCGAGGTGAAGCTCTCGCGCTCGCTCGACGCCGTCGTGGAGGACTGTGTGAACGGCGTCGGTGTCGACGTCAACACCGCCTCGGCGCCGCTGCTCTCGCGGGTGTCCGGTATCGGCGCCGGCCTCGCCGCCGGCATCGTCTCCCACCGCGACTCCAACGGGCCGTTCCGCTCGCGGCGGGCGCTGAAGGACGTGGCGCGGCTGGGGCCGAAGGCGTACGAGCAGTGCGCGGGCTTCCTGCGCATCCGGGACGGTGAGGATCCGCTGGACGCGTCGTCCGTCCACCCGGAGGCGTATCCGGTGGTCCGCGCCATGGTGAAGACGACGGGCAGCGATGTCGCGGCGCTGATGGGCAACGCGGGGGCGCTGCGCTCGCTGCGCGCCGCCGACTACGTGAGCGACGCGTTCGGGCTGCCGACCGTCACGGACATCCTGCGCGAGCTGGAGAAGCCCGGGCGGGACCCGCGACCGGCGTTCAAGACGGCGACGTTCAAGGACGGTGTCGAGAAGATCGGCGATCTCACCGCCGGGATGGTGCTGGAGGGCGTGGTCACGAACGTCGCGGCGTTCGGGGCGTTCGTGGACGTCGGCGTGCATCAGGACGGTCTGGTGCACGTGTCCGCGATGTCGAAGACGTTCGTGAAGGACCCGCGGGACGTGGTGAGGCCCGGCGACGTGGTGAAGGTGAAGGTGCGGGAGGTCGACATCCCGCGGAAGCGGATCTCGCTGACGCTGCGGCTGGACGACGACACGGAGAGCGGTGGCGCGGCCTCCGGCGATGGCGACCGGGCGCCGCAGCAGCGTCGCGGCGGTGGCGGCGGTGGCGGTAGGCAGCGCGGGTCGGGCGGTGGTGACCGGGGCGGTGACCGCGGCGCGAAGCGCCAGGCGCCGTCGAAGCAGCAGTCGAAGCCGGCACCGGCGAACAGCGCGATGGCCGACGCGCTGCGGAGGGCGGGGCTCGGCGGCTGA
- a CDS encoding LPFR motif small protein, with translation MRAIADALRAVGGAVATVVTLPFRLVAKLFGGASRGGGRARRV, from the coding sequence ATGCGTGCCATCGCAGATGCACTTCGCGCCGTCGGTGGAGCCGTCGCCACCGTGGTCACGCTGCCGTTCCGGCTCGTCGCCAAGCTGTTCGGCGGCGCCTCGCGCGGCGGTGGCCGCGCCCGCCGCGTCTGA
- a CDS encoding enoyl-CoA hydratase-related protein produces the protein MERTETATPRLVSAVADGVATVTITHPAKHNALTADMWRALPDVLARMAADPAVRALVLTGAGDSFSAGADIGTLREPGDAIQDLSVRAEEALAAFPKPTLAAVRGYCVGGGAQLAVACDLRFAEEGARFGVTPAKLGVVYRSSSTRRLVSLVGPSTAKYLLFSGELIETGRALRAGLVDEVLAPGQLAKRVAEFTRVLAARSQLTQAAAKEYATGREDRDAYWDEQARGSGDRAEGVAAFLERRTPRFEWTVRD, from the coding sequence ATGGAGCGCACCGAGACCGCGACGCCACGCCTGGTCAGCGCCGTCGCCGACGGGGTCGCCACCGTGACCATCACCCATCCCGCCAAGCACAACGCGCTCACGGCGGACATGTGGCGGGCGCTGCCCGATGTGCTGGCCCGGATGGCGGCCGATCCCGCCGTACGGGCCCTGGTGCTCACCGGCGCCGGTGACTCCTTCAGCGCGGGCGCCGACATCGGGACGCTGCGCGAGCCCGGTGACGCGATACAGGATCTCAGCGTGCGGGCCGAGGAGGCGCTGGCCGCGTTCCCCAAGCCGACGCTGGCAGCCGTACGCGGCTACTGCGTGGGTGGCGGCGCCCAGTTGGCCGTCGCCTGCGATCTGCGGTTCGCGGAGGAGGGCGCGCGGTTCGGGGTCACGCCGGCGAAGCTCGGTGTCGTCTACCGCTCGTCGTCCACCCGGCGGCTGGTCTCGCTGGTCGGCCCGTCGACCGCCAAGTATCTGCTGTTCTCCGGGGAGTTGATCGAGACCGGGCGGGCGCTGCGGGCCGGTCTGGTGGACGAGGTGCTCGCACCGGGCCAACTGGCCAAGCGGGTCGCCGAGTTCACCCGGGTGCTGGCCGCCCGTTCGCAGCTGACGCAGGCGGCGGCGAAGGAGTACGCGACGGGCCGCGAGGACCGGGACGCGTACTGGGACGAGCAGGCGCGCGGCAGCGGGGACCGCGCGGAGGGCGTGGCTGCGTTCCTGGAGCGCAGGACGCCGCGCTTCGAGTGGACGGTCCGGGACTGA
- a CDS encoding ATP-binding protein translates to MESPGRVPAGPLPYEGVWRFTAPSIEISVPQARRAVRDLLERQGAPVSEDLVQGLLLIVSELVTNAVRHAALLSPEVAVEVAIAADWIRVSVEDNHPYRPKALERDYGQTGGRGLLLVREITLEAGGTYDVEHTASGGKIIWVLLPLTPDAAAVPAREVGEAREVREGATSPRPTP, encoded by the coding sequence GTGGAGAGCCCCGGGAGAGTCCCGGCCGGACCGCTTCCGTACGAGGGGGTCTGGCGGTTCACGGCCCCCTCGATCGAGATCTCCGTGCCGCAGGCGCGGCGCGCCGTACGCGACCTGCTGGAGCGTCAGGGCGCCCCCGTGTCCGAGGACCTCGTGCAGGGGCTGCTGCTGATCGTCTCGGAGCTGGTGACCAATGCCGTACGGCACGCGGCCCTGCTGTCGCCCGAGGTCGCGGTGGAGGTCGCCATCGCCGCCGACTGGATCCGGGTCTCCGTGGAGGACAACCACCCGTACCGGCCGAAGGCGCTGGAGCGGGACTACGGGCAGACCGGCGGGCGCGGTCTGCTGCTCGTCCGGGAGATCACCCTGGAGGCGGGCGGCACCTACGACGTCGAGCACACGGCGAGCGGCGGGAAGATCATCTGGGTGCTGCTCCCGCTGACGCCCGACGCCGCGGCGGTGCCGGCCCGTGAGGTCGGGGAAGCCCGTGAGGTCCGGGAGGGCGCTACCAGCCCCCGGCCGACCCCGTGA
- the idi gene encoding isopentenyl-diphosphate Delta-isomerase: MPTTPVTAASSSPNGVQESIMLELVDEDGNTIGTAEKLAAHQAPGQLHRAFSVFLFDEQGRLLIQRRALGKYHSPGVWSNTCCGHPYPGEAPFAAAARRTYEELGISPTLLAEAGTVRYNHPDPESGLVEQEYNHLFVGLAQGALRPDPAEIGDTAFVTPDELAERHRSAPFSAWFMTVLDAARPAVRELTGSAGGW; encoded by the coding sequence ATGCCGACCACACCTGTCACTGCGGCGAGCAGCTCGCCGAACGGCGTACAAGAATCGATCATGCTGGAGCTGGTCGACGAGGACGGCAACACCATCGGCACGGCCGAGAAGCTCGCGGCACATCAGGCGCCGGGCCAACTGCACCGGGCGTTCTCCGTGTTCCTCTTCGACGAGCAGGGCAGGCTGCTGATCCAGCGCCGCGCGCTCGGCAAGTACCACTCCCCCGGCGTCTGGTCGAACACCTGCTGCGGGCACCCGTATCCGGGCGAGGCGCCCTTCGCGGCCGCCGCGCGCCGTACGTACGAAGAGCTCGGCATCTCGCCCACGCTGCTCGCCGAGGCCGGGACGGTCCGCTACAACCACCCGGACCCGGAGTCCGGGCTGGTCGAGCAGGAGTACAACCACCTCTTCGTGGGGCTCGCGCAGGGGGCGCTGCGGCCGGATCCGGCGGAGATCGGTGACACGGCGTTCGTCACACCGGACGAGCTGGCCGAGCGGCACCGGTCGGCTCCGTTCTCCGCCTGGTTCATGACCGTGCTGGACGCGGCGCGCCCGGCGGTCAGGGAGCTCACGGGGTCGGCCGGGGGCTGGTAG
- a CDS encoding cation diffusion facilitator family transporter: MGAGHDHGHTHGGAPPPGTATAAYKGRLRIALGITLSVMVMEIIGGIASDSLALIADAAHMATDAVGLALALLAVHFAGRPSTSNRTFGLARAEILAALANCVLLLGVGGFLLFEAVERFITPADSKGGLTIVFAAVGMVANLISLSLLMRGQKESLNVRGAYLEVLADTLGSVAVLISATVILTTGWQAADPIASLVIGLMIVPRTVKLLRETLNVLLEAAPKGVDMAEVRAHMVALPGVADVHDLHAWTITSGMPVLSAHVVVDQSVLDSVGHEKMLHDLQGCLGSHFDVEHCTFQLEPVGHAEHEANLCH, translated from the coding sequence ATGGGGGCTGGGCACGATCACGGGCACACGCACGGCGGCGCGCCACCGCCGGGGACCGCCACGGCCGCCTACAAGGGACGGCTGCGGATCGCGCTGGGGATCACTCTGTCGGTGATGGTCATGGAGATCATCGGCGGCATCGCGTCCGACTCCCTGGCGCTGATCGCCGACGCCGCGCACATGGCGACGGACGCGGTCGGTCTCGCCCTGGCACTGCTCGCCGTCCACTTCGCCGGCCGTCCGTCGACGAGCAACCGTACGTTCGGGCTCGCCCGCGCCGAGATCCTGGCCGCGCTCGCCAACTGTGTGCTGTTGCTGGGTGTCGGCGGGTTCCTGCTCTTCGAGGCGGTCGAGCGCTTCATCACCCCCGCCGACAGCAAGGGCGGGCTCACGATCGTCTTCGCGGCCGTCGGCATGGTCGCCAATCTGATCTCGCTCTCCCTGCTGATGCGCGGGCAGAAGGAGAGCCTCAATGTGCGCGGGGCGTATCTGGAGGTGCTGGCCGACACACTCGGCTCGGTCGCCGTCCTGATCTCGGCGACGGTCATCCTGACCACCGGCTGGCAGGCGGCCGACCCGATCGCGTCCCTGGTGATCGGTCTGATGATCGTCCCGAGGACGGTGAAACTGCTGCGCGAGACGCTGAACGTGCTGCTGGAGGCGGCCCCCAAGGGCGTGGACATGGCCGAGGTCAGGGCGCACATGGTGGCGCTGCCCGGGGTGGCCGACGTGCACGACCTGCACGCCTGGACGATCACCTCGGGGATGCCGGTGCTCTCGGCGCACGTGGTGGTGGACCAGTCCGTACTGGACAGCGTCGGGCACGAGAAGATGCTCCACGACCTCCAGGGCTGTCTCGGCAGCCACTTCGACGTGGAGCACTGCACCTTCCAGCTGGAGCCGGTGGGGCACGCCGAGCACGAGGCGAATCTCTGCCACTGA
- the galE gene encoding UDP-glucose 4-epimerase GalE, which yields MTWLITGGAGYIGAHVALSMTGAGERVVVLDDVSSGVPDRLPAEIPLVRGSLLDREVVDRALADHAVTGVVHLAAKKQVGESVERPLAYYRENVHGLTVLLEAVVDAGVERFLFSSSAAVYGVPDVELITEKTPAVPINPYGETKLTGEWLVRATGRAHSLSTACLRYFNVAGAARPDLADTGVFNIIPMFFDRVSRGEPMRIFGADYPTPDGTCVRDYIHVADLADAHLAVARRLAEPDAPGDLTYNIGRGEGVSVRELADLVAEVTGHTVPPVVESRRPGDAAKAVASVGSITADLGWTARHGVREMVESAWEGWRLRHPEPTAH from the coding sequence ATGACTTGGCTGATCACAGGTGGAGCGGGGTACATCGGGGCGCATGTGGCGCTGTCCATGACCGGGGCGGGAGAGCGGGTCGTCGTCCTCGACGACGTCTCGTCCGGAGTCCCGGACCGGCTGCCCGCCGAAATCCCCCTGGTGCGCGGCTCGTTGCTCGACCGGGAGGTCGTGGACCGGGCACTGGCCGACCACGCGGTGACCGGTGTGGTGCATCTCGCGGCCAAGAAGCAGGTCGGTGAGTCGGTCGAGCGGCCGCTCGCCTACTACCGGGAGAACGTGCACGGCCTCACGGTGCTGCTGGAGGCCGTGGTCGACGCCGGGGTTGAGCGGTTCCTGTTCTCGTCGTCGGCGGCCGTGTACGGCGTGCCCGACGTGGAGCTGATCACGGAGAAGACCCCGGCGGTGCCGATCAATCCGTACGGGGAGACGAAACTCACGGGCGAGTGGCTGGTACGCGCCACGGGCCGGGCCCACTCGCTGTCCACCGCGTGCCTGCGCTACTTCAACGTGGCGGGGGCGGCGCGGCCCGATCTGGCGGACACCGGGGTGTTCAACATCATCCCGATGTTCTTCGACCGCGTCTCGCGCGGTGAGCCGATGCGGATCTTCGGCGCGGACTATCCGACGCCGGACGGCACCTGCGTACGGGACTACATCCATGTCGCGGATCTCGCCGACGCCCATCTGGCGGTCGCCCGGCGGCTGGCCGAACCGGATGCACCCGGGGACCTGACGTACAACATCGGGCGCGGCGAAGGCGTGTCGGTGCGCGAGCTGGCGGATCTGGTGGCCGAGGTCACCGGTCACACGGTCCCCCCGGTGGTCGAGTCCCGCCGGCCGGGCGACGCGGCGAAGGCCGTCGCGTCGGTCGGTTCGATCACCGCGGACCTGGGCTGGACGGCGCGGCACGGGGTACGCGAGATGGTCGAATCGGCGTGGGAGGGATGGCGGCTCCGCCATCCGGAGCCGACCGCGCACTGA